One genomic region from Symbiobacterium terraclitae encodes:
- a CDS encoding BglG family transcription antiterminator, producing the protein MLNDRRQRLLRLLLAASGPLPATEIGRLLGYPARSVRYDLEALSDWVAAHGVQLVSTAGVGYQLEGETGRLREYLDRFVAAEAPPGEYIPSPRERVRRLLLMLLSDEAPRRLGDLADRLGVGKSTVHADLAAAESWASRRGLALVRGHAGICLQGTEGHWRQAIADLVGELADEAQLALLLEDHPDSEPLQALLRPLLPHVAWGPLGDLMREFGAPELSVHVAVMISRLYAGHTLSFSPGHISRGASSPCARQAQAICQALQERFAIRIPHTELAALALQLEAARAVEAVPETGIATREDLELAEQMAILVETRLGIALRQDREFLMGLALHLGPIALRLRRGEVVENPLLDEVRAKYPAACLAAQDVGRALSAIWGLKVPDPEVGYLAIHIAAAMEREKLRRRPPPRALLVCSSGVGTSSLLLTRLRSLLPEIQPGRVVSAFRMREVLAEDPHDLVIATCQVPPCGLPVVRVSPLLGEDDVVRVRRTAQTLQSEAWRGRQPVLRDLLTAETVALDVEAQTWEEAIRAGGALLVNAGLAEPRYVEAMVRTAREFGPYIVLGPGFALPHARPEDGVLRLGMSMIRLRQPVPFGHPENDPVSLVVCLGAIDHETHLKALMQLSELLGNRDAVAALQSAPDVATVLRLVGSVSGRAEEADRGEAT; encoded by the coding sequence GTGCTCAACGACCGCCGCCAGCGGCTGCTGCGCCTGCTCCTGGCGGCCAGCGGGCCGCTGCCGGCCACGGAGATCGGCCGGCTTCTGGGCTATCCGGCGCGCTCCGTCCGCTACGATCTTGAGGCGCTCTCCGACTGGGTGGCCGCCCACGGGGTGCAGCTGGTCAGCACCGCCGGCGTCGGCTACCAGCTGGAGGGGGAAACCGGCCGGCTGCGGGAGTACCTCGACCGGTTCGTCGCCGCTGAGGCGCCGCCCGGCGAGTACATCCCCTCGCCGCGGGAGCGGGTGCGGCGGCTCCTCCTGATGCTGCTCAGCGACGAGGCGCCGCGCCGCCTGGGCGACCTCGCCGACCGCCTGGGGGTTGGGAAGTCGACGGTCCATGCCGACCTGGCGGCGGCGGAGTCCTGGGCGTCGCGGCGGGGCCTGGCGCTGGTGCGCGGCCACGCCGGCATCTGCCTGCAGGGGACCGAGGGCCACTGGCGCCAGGCGATCGCCGACCTGGTCGGCGAGCTGGCCGACGAGGCGCAGCTGGCCCTGTTGCTGGAAGACCACCCCGACTCCGAGCCGCTCCAGGCGCTCCTCCGGCCCCTCCTGCCCCACGTGGCGTGGGGGCCCCTGGGCGACCTGATGCGGGAGTTCGGTGCGCCCGAGCTCTCCGTCCACGTGGCCGTCATGATCAGCCGGCTGTACGCAGGCCACACCCTGTCCTTCAGCCCGGGGCACATCTCCCGGGGGGCGTCGTCGCCCTGCGCCAGGCAGGCACAGGCCATCTGCCAGGCGCTGCAGGAGCGCTTCGCCATCCGCATCCCCCACACCGAGCTGGCGGCGCTCGCCCTGCAGCTGGAGGCGGCGCGGGCGGTGGAAGCGGTCCCGGAGACCGGCATCGCCACCCGGGAAGACCTGGAGCTGGCGGAGCAGATGGCCATCCTCGTGGAGACCCGGCTGGGGATCGCCCTGCGGCAGGACCGGGAGTTCCTGATGGGGCTCGCCCTGCACCTGGGGCCCATCGCCCTGCGCCTGCGACGGGGAGAGGTGGTGGAGAACCCGCTGCTGGACGAGGTGCGGGCGAAGTACCCCGCCGCCTGCCTGGCCGCGCAGGACGTGGGTCGGGCGCTCTCGGCCATCTGGGGGCTCAAGGTGCCCGACCCGGAGGTCGGCTACCTCGCGATTCACATCGCCGCGGCCATGGAGCGGGAGAAGCTCCGCCGCCGGCCGCCGCCCCGGGCGCTGCTCGTCTGCAGTTCGGGCGTGGGCACCTCTTCGCTGCTGCTGACGCGGCTGCGCTCGCTGCTGCCCGAGATCCAGCCGGGCCGGGTCGTCTCGGCCTTCCGCATGCGCGAGGTGCTGGCCGAGGACCCCCACGACCTGGTCATCGCCACCTGCCAGGTGCCGCCCTGCGGCCTGCCGGTGGTGCGGGTCTCGCCCCTGCTCGGCGAGGACGACGTCGTCAGAGTGCGCCGCACCGCTCAGACACTGCAATCTGAGGCATGGAGAGGTAGACAGCCCGTGTTGAGAGACTTGCTTACGGCAGAGACCGTCGCGCTGGACGTGGAGGCGCAGACCTGGGAGGAGGCCATTCGGGCTGGCGGGGCCCTGCTGGTGAACGCCGGTCTGGCGGAACCGCGGTACGTGGAGGCGATGGTGCGCACGGCCCGGGAGTTCGGCCCCTACATCGTGCTCGGGCCCGGCTTCGCGCTCCCCCACGCCCGCCCCGAGGACGGCGTGCTCCGGCTGGGCATGTCCATGATCCGGCTCCGGCAGCCCGTGCCCTTCGGCCACCCGGAGAACGACCCGGTGAGCCTGGTGGTCTGCCTGGGCGCCATCGACCACGAGACCCACCTGAAGGCTCTGATGCAGCTCTCCGAACTGCTGGGCAACCGCGACGCGGTGGCGGCGCTGCAGTCCGCCCCGGACGTGGCGACGGTGCTCCGGCTGGTCGGCTCGGTCTCGGGACGGGCCGAAGAGGCGGACCGGGGGGAGGCGACCTGA
- a CDS encoding ABC transporter substrate-binding protein, with protein sequence MGVSTRRFRWAVGLLLVGVMLLSACSGGGSQSGQTDSGSQTQQQTSTAPEPQQGGTQPQPQTPAAQEKVLVWGRGGDSVSLDPIQVTDGESFKVTHQIYEGLLDYAPGNTEVVPVLATEWEASEDGLEWTFKLRQGVKFHDGTPFNAEAVKINFDRWRDTSNPLHVGGDFPYYGYMFGGYDADSVIQDVQVVDEYTVKFVLKQVQASFLQDIAMVPFAIASPKALQENPEGLNTNPVGTGPFKFVSWTKGDRIVLEANPDYWGGKPAIDRLIYRSIPDNNARLVALQAGELDVMDGVEPAFLPTIQATGQFDIIERPPMNVGYLAFNTQVAPFDNVLIRRAINHAINKEELNTAFYGGMGIPAVSPLPPSVWGHNPNVPKYEYNPDRAKELLAQAGYGPDNPLKTQLWAMPVPRPYMPQPEQIGVALQNYLREVGIEAEIVTYEWGTYLEKTGMGEHTMALLGWTGDNGDPDNFLYVLLDKDNAVTPDAGNIAFYVNDQVHDLLIRARQTTDQAERTRLYEEAQVLIMEDAPWVPLMHTRVPIAVRKGITGYVPNPTGSESLGKVTLP encoded by the coding sequence ATGGGGGTTTCCACCAGGCGGTTCCGGTGGGCGGTCGGCCTGCTGCTCGTCGGCGTGATGCTGCTCTCCGCCTGCAGCGGCGGCGGATCGCAGTCCGGCCAGACTGACAGCGGGTCCCAGACCCAGCAGCAGACGAGCACCGCGCCCGAGCCGCAGCAGGGCGGCACGCAGCCGCAGCCGCAGACGCCGGCCGCGCAGGAGAAGGTGCTGGTATGGGGCCGGGGCGGCGACTCGGTCTCGCTGGATCCGATTCAGGTCACCGACGGTGAGTCGTTCAAGGTGACGCATCAGATCTACGAGGGCCTCCTGGACTACGCCCCGGGCAACACCGAGGTGGTGCCGGTGCTGGCGACCGAGTGGGAGGCCAGCGAGGACGGCCTCGAGTGGACCTTCAAGCTCCGCCAGGGCGTGAAGTTCCACGACGGCACGCCCTTCAACGCCGAGGCGGTCAAGATCAACTTCGACCGGTGGCGGGACACCTCCAACCCGTTGCACGTCGGCGGCGACTTCCCCTACTACGGCTACATGTTCGGCGGCTACGACGCGGACTCCGTGATCCAGGACGTGCAGGTGGTGGACGAGTACACCGTCAAGTTCGTGCTGAAGCAGGTCCAGGCGTCGTTCCTGCAGGACATCGCCATGGTGCCGTTCGCCATCGCCAGCCCCAAGGCGCTGCAGGAGAACCCTGAGGGGCTGAACACCAACCCGGTGGGCACCGGCCCGTTCAAGTTCGTCTCCTGGACCAAGGGCGACCGCATCGTGCTCGAGGCCAACCCCGACTACTGGGGCGGCAAGCCCGCCATCGACCGCCTGATCTACCGGTCGATCCCGGACAACAACGCCCGCCTCGTCGCCCTGCAGGCCGGCGAGCTGGACGTGATGGACGGCGTGGAGCCCGCCTTCCTGCCGACCATCCAGGCGACGGGCCAGTTCGACATCATCGAGCGGCCGCCGATGAACGTGGGCTACCTGGCCTTCAACACGCAGGTCGCGCCGTTTGACAACGTGCTCATCCGCCGGGCGATCAACCACGCCATCAACAAGGAAGAGCTGAACACCGCCTTCTACGGCGGCATGGGCATCCCGGCGGTCTCGCCGCTGCCGCCCTCGGTCTGGGGCCACAACCCCAACGTGCCCAAGTACGAGTACAACCCCGACCGGGCGAAGGAGCTGCTGGCCCAGGCCGGCTACGGCCCGGACAACCCGCTGAAGACCCAGCTGTGGGCCATGCCGGTGCCGCGGCCCTACATGCCGCAGCCCGAGCAGATTGGCGTCGCCCTCCAGAACTACCTGCGTGAGGTCGGCATCGAGGCCGAGATCGTCACCTACGAGTGGGGCACCTACCTCGAGAAGACCGGCATGGGCGAGCACACCATGGCCCTGCTGGGCTGGACGGGCGACAACGGCGACCCGGACAACTTCCTCTACGTCCTGCTGGACAAGGACAACGCCGTTACGCCTGACGCCGGCAACATCGCCTTCTACGTGAACGACCAGGTGCACGACCTGCTCATCCGGGCCCGCCAGACCACCGACCAGGCGGAGCGCACCCGGCTCTACGAAGAGGCGCAGGTGCTGATCATGGAGGACGCCCCGTGGGTGCCGCTGATGCACACCCGGGTGCCCATCGCCGTCCGGAAGGGCATCACCGGCTACGTGCCCAACCCGACCGGCTCCGAGTCGCTGGGCAAGGTCACGCTGCCGTAG
- a CDS encoding DNA repair exonuclease codes for MIRILHLADLHLGWRPAFMPRDRAEERRRRRDDLLERAVDLALDRQHGIDLVVIAGDLFETHRPEEPLVASVMAQLRRLEQAGFPVVTVPGNHDEITYPNSVYQNHREDWPGLLVTNPNPAHVATLTVQGTALHLYSLAYTGGVTQTQPPVNRFPKVDEPGAHLAVFHGTLGDWGGDRSLPLDPAALAQAGYDYVALGHIHKPGEVRMGRGLAVYPGAVEGKGFDDPGTGQFTIACVEAGGVRLERVPAGAQPVVVRDLDVSGMADAAQVTAAVAELADPAVIARVRLTGSAPELLNAEAIQAHCAHRFFYLEVVDETDSLSPQRLDRWAGERTILGEFIRRMRRRLAEEQDPGERAVLEQALRRGVQAMLGGER; via the coding sequence GTGATCCGCATCCTACACCTCGCCGACCTGCACCTGGGCTGGCGGCCGGCGTTCATGCCCCGCGACAGGGCGGAGGAGCGCCGCCGCAGGCGGGACGACCTGCTGGAGCGGGCCGTGGACCTGGCGCTCGACCGGCAGCACGGGATCGACCTCGTGGTCATCGCCGGCGACCTGTTCGAGACCCACCGGCCGGAGGAGCCGCTGGTGGCCTCGGTCATGGCACAGCTGCGCCGGCTGGAGCAGGCCGGCTTCCCGGTGGTGACCGTGCCGGGCAACCACGACGAGATCACGTACCCCAACTCGGTCTACCAGAACCACCGGGAGGACTGGCCGGGCCTGCTGGTCACCAACCCCAACCCCGCACACGTGGCGACCCTGACCGTGCAGGGGACGGCGCTGCACCTCTACAGCCTGGCCTACACCGGGGGCGTCACCCAGACCCAGCCGCCGGTCAACCGGTTTCCGAAGGTGGACGAGCCCGGGGCGCACCTGGCCGTCTTCCACGGCACCCTGGGCGACTGGGGCGGCGACCGGTCGCTGCCGCTGGACCCCGCAGCCCTGGCGCAGGCCGGCTACGACTACGTCGCCCTGGGGCACATCCATAAGCCCGGCGAGGTCCGGATGGGGCGGGGGCTGGCCGTCTACCCCGGCGCGGTGGAGGGGAAGGGGTTCGACGACCCCGGCACCGGCCAGTTCACCATCGCCTGCGTCGAGGCGGGCGGCGTGCGGCTCGAGCGCGTCCCGGCCGGGGCGCAGCCGGTGGTGGTGCGCGATCTCGACGTCTCCGGCATGGCGGATGCGGCGCAGGTGACCGCGGCTGTCGCGGAACTGGCGGACCCGGCGGTCATCGCGCGCGTGCGCCTGACCGGCAGCGCGCCGGAGCTGCTGAACGCCGAGGCCATCCAGGCCCACTGCGCGCACCGGTTCTTCTACCTGGAGGTCGTCGACGAGACCGACTCGCTCTCCCCCCAGCGGCTGGACCGCTGGGCCGGGGAGCGGACCATCCTGGGCGAGTTCATCCGGCGCATGCGCCGGCGCCTGGCGGAGGAGCAGGACCCGGGCGAGCGGGCCGTCCTGGAGCAGGCGCTGCGCCGCGGCGTGCAGGCCATGCTGGGAGGTGAGCGGTGA
- a CDS encoding PTS ascorbate transporter subunit IIC, with protein sequence MDFLMGFVADVLSVPAVLVGLVALLGLLFQKKPASDVISGTLKSILGFVILSGGANMLVGALDYMGPLLETGFGIRGVVPNNEAVVAIAQQTLGTQTALIMVFGLLANLLFARITPFKYIFLTGHHTFYMAAMLSAVLGTAGLDGWLLVLVGSLILGGLMVLMPALASPYMDLLTGGAGVALGHFGTFGYWLSGTIGKLVGDREDSLEKYQFPKGLQFFRESVISTSLVMFIIFLIASLAAGHAATTELSGGQNMLVFSLLQAITFAGGVAVVLYGVRMIINEIVPAFKGFSDLIVPDSKPALDCPITFPYAPTSVLVGFIVSFLGGVVSMIIMGLVGLPVIVPGLIPHFFVGGTAGVFGNATGGKRGAIAGAFVNGILISFGAAFLLPTLGALGFANTTFGDSDFQVIGIIVGGVGNAFKGSAFAIAGVLLLILAAVLIIGTVTHRGSKEGKKAA encoded by the coding sequence ATGGACTTCTTGATGGGTTTTGTCGCCGACGTCCTCTCGGTTCCTGCTGTACTGGTGGGTCTGGTGGCGCTTCTGGGCCTGCTGTTCCAGAAGAAGCCTGCCAGCGACGTGATCAGCGGTACGCTCAAGTCGATCCTCGGTTTCGTCATCCTGAGCGGTGGCGCCAACATGCTGGTGGGGGCGCTGGACTACATGGGGCCGCTCCTGGAGACCGGCTTCGGGATCCGGGGCGTGGTGCCCAACAACGAGGCGGTCGTCGCCATCGCCCAGCAGACGCTGGGCACCCAGACCGCGCTCATCATGGTCTTCGGCCTGCTGGCCAACCTGCTCTTCGCCCGCATCACACCGTTCAAGTACATCTTCCTGACCGGCCACCACACCTTCTACATGGCGGCGATGCTCTCCGCGGTGCTGGGCACCGCCGGGCTGGACGGCTGGCTGCTGGTGCTGGTGGGCTCCCTGATCCTCGGCGGCCTGATGGTCCTGATGCCGGCCCTCGCCAGCCCGTACATGGACCTGCTCACAGGCGGTGCCGGCGTGGCCCTGGGGCACTTCGGCACCTTCGGCTACTGGCTCTCGGGCACCATCGGCAAGCTGGTGGGCGACCGGGAGGACTCGCTGGAGAAGTACCAGTTCCCCAAGGGGCTGCAGTTCTTCCGTGAGTCGGTGATCTCCACCTCGCTGGTGATGTTCATCATCTTCCTGATCGCTTCTCTGGCGGCCGGCCACGCCGCCACCACCGAGCTGTCCGGCGGGCAGAACATGCTGGTCTTCTCCCTGCTGCAGGCCATCACGTTTGCCGGTGGCGTGGCGGTGGTGCTCTACGGCGTCCGGATGATCATCAACGAGATCGTGCCGGCGTTCAAGGGCTTCTCGGACCTGATCGTCCCGGACTCCAAGCCGGCCCTGGACTGCCCGATCACCTTCCCCTACGCCCCCACATCGGTGCTGGTGGGCTTCATCGTCAGCTTCCTGGGCGGCGTGGTCTCGATGATCATCATGGGCCTGGTCGGGCTGCCGGTCATCGTGCCGGGGCTGATCCCGCACTTCTTCGTGGGCGGCACGGCCGGCGTCTTCGGCAACGCCACGGGCGGCAAGCGGGGCGCGATCGCCGGCGCCTTCGTCAACGGCATCCTGATCAGCTTCGGTGCGGCGTTCCTGCTGCCGACCCTCGGTGCGCTGGGCTTTGCCAACACGACCTTCGGCGACTCGGACTTCCAGGTGATCGGCATCATCGTCGGCGGCGTGGGCAACGCCTTCAAGGGCTCCGCCTTCGCCATCGCCGGCGTGCTGCTGCTGATCCTGGCCGCGGTGCTGATCATCGGCACGGTGACGCACCGGGGTTCGAAGGAGGGCAAGAAGGCGGCGTAG
- the nikC gene encoding nickel transporter permease gives MAATEKQPPVSGGAPRTYGAPEAARRGPGILRRLLRHRAAALGGAIVLVMVLAALLADVIAPYDPIKGKLSDMLQPPSAAHWMGTDEQGRDIFSRIIHGSRISLQVGLVAVGISLTTGTAIGAISAYFGGWLDLLVMRIIDILLAFPSILLAIAITAILGPSLTNAMIAVGVVGMPVYARLVRASVLSLREQDFVQAARAAGGGHARILGRHILPNALAPIIVQSTLSIGTAMLDAAGLSFLGLGAQPPAPEWGAMLSRAQVYIQLAPWVVTFPGLAIMLAVLGFNLLGDGLRDVLDPRLRR, from the coding sequence GTGGCCGCAACAGAGAAACAGCCCCCGGTCTCGGGCGGCGCGCCGCGCACTTACGGCGCCCCGGAGGCTGCGCGCCGGGGGCCTGGCATCCTCCGCCGGCTGCTGCGCCACCGCGCGGCGGCGCTCGGCGGCGCCATCGTGCTGGTGATGGTGCTGGCCGCGCTGCTGGCGGACGTGATCGCCCCGTACGACCCGATCAAGGGCAAGCTGTCCGATATGCTCCAGCCGCCCTCGGCCGCCCACTGGATGGGCACGGACGAGCAGGGGCGCGACATCTTCAGCCGCATCATCCACGGCAGCCGCATCTCGCTGCAGGTCGGGCTGGTGGCGGTGGGCATCTCGCTGACCACCGGGACGGCCATCGGGGCCATCTCGGCCTACTTCGGCGGCTGGCTGGACCTGCTGGTGATGCGCATCATCGACATCCTGCTGGCCTTCCCGTCGATCCTGCTGGCCATCGCCATCACGGCGATCCTGGGTCCGAGCCTCACCAACGCGATGATCGCCGTGGGCGTGGTGGGCATGCCGGTCTACGCCCGCCTGGTGCGGGCCTCGGTCCTCTCGCTGCGGGAGCAGGACTTCGTGCAGGCCGCCCGGGCGGCGGGCGGCGGGCACGCCCGCATCCTCGGCCGGCACATCCTGCCCAACGCCCTGGCGCCGATCATCGTCCAGTCCACCCTCTCCATCGGCACGGCGATGCTCGACGCCGCCGGGCTCTCCTTCCTGGGCCTCGGCGCCCAGCCGCCGGCACCGGAGTGGGGGGCGATGCTCTCCCGCGCGCAGGTCTACATCCAGCTGGCGCCGTGGGTCGTCACGTTTCCCGGCCTCGCCATCATGCTGGCGGTGCTGGGCTTCAACCTGCTGGGCGACGGGCTGCGGGACGTGCTGGACCCGCGGCTCAGGCGGTAA
- a CDS encoding transketolase family protein — MSAAMRDAYGAALLELGGIRPDVVVLDADLGNSIRCDAFGQRYPERYIEVGIAEQNMVGVAAGLAACGLVPVVNSFAVFAVCRALDQIRTSVCQPGLPVKIVGSYSGLAVSKGGSTHASVEDIAIMRALPGMTVIVPGDAAEAAQATRLLPEIPGPVYLRLYRNAVPAVVPEGYRFQPGRAVPLRPGRDVAIISTGTMTARAMEAARRLAQRGVEAAVLHVPTVKPLDAEAVVEAAEACGVVVTAEEHSVIGGLGAAVAECLGERRPTPVHRVGVPDRYGESGPDEALLAHMGVDAAAIERQALAALGIRLP, encoded by the coding sequence ATGAGCGCGGCGATGCGCGATGCCTACGGCGCGGCGCTGCTGGAGCTGGGCGGCATCCGCCCGGACGTGGTGGTGCTGGACGCCGACCTGGGCAACTCCATCCGCTGCGACGCCTTCGGCCAGCGGTACCCCGAAAGGTACATCGAAGTGGGCATCGCCGAGCAGAACATGGTGGGCGTTGCCGCCGGGCTGGCCGCCTGCGGCCTGGTTCCGGTGGTCAACAGCTTCGCTGTCTTCGCCGTCTGCCGGGCGCTGGACCAGATCCGCACCTCCGTCTGCCAGCCGGGACTGCCCGTCAAGATCGTGGGCTCCTACAGCGGGCTCGCGGTCTCCAAGGGCGGCAGCACCCACGCCTCGGTGGAGGACATCGCCATCATGCGGGCGCTGCCGGGTATGACCGTGATCGTGCCGGGTGACGCGGCGGAGGCCGCCCAGGCGACCCGCCTCCTGCCCGAGATCCCCGGCCCCGTCTACCTGCGGCTCTACCGCAACGCCGTGCCCGCCGTCGTGCCCGAGGGCTACCGGTTCCAGCCCGGGCGGGCGGTGCCGCTGCGGCCGGGGCGCGACGTGGCCATCATCAGCACCGGCACGATGACCGCCCGGGCGATGGAGGCCGCCCGGCGCCTGGCGCAGCGGGGCGTGGAGGCCGCGGTGCTCCACGTGCCGACGGTGAAGCCGCTGGACGCGGAGGCGGTGGTGGAGGCGGCGGAGGCCTGTGGTGTCGTGGTGACGGCCGAGGAGCACAGCGTGATCGGCGGCCTCGGCGCCGCCGTGGCCGAGTGCCTCGGCGAGCGCAGGCCCACCCCGGTCCACCGGGTCGGGGTGCCGGACCGCTACGGCGAGTCCGGGCCGGACGAGGCGCTGCTGGCGCACATGGGGGTCGACGCGGCCGCGATCGAGCGGCAGGCGCTGGCTGCCCTGGGTATCAGACTGCCGTGA
- a CDS encoding transketolase, whose protein sequence is MATPRPDVLLLKDAARRIRCHVIRTALQAGGGHLGGSLSAAEILSVLYFHKLRIRPEEPDWPERDRFILSKGHAAMALYAALAERGFFPVGELATFGVLGSRLQAHPDMSRTPGVDMSTGSLGQGLSAGAGMALAARIGRKDYQTYVLLGDGEIQEGQVWEAALLAGELRLANLTAILDFNRFSQTRATAAVHPPERLALRWEGFGWAVREVDGHDVAALAGALDAPADGRPLLVVAHTIKGRGVSFMEGRPEWHSHPLTSEQAARALAELGVAP, encoded by the coding sequence ATGGCGACACCGCGGCCCGACGTCCTGCTGCTCAAAGACGCCGCGAGGCGCATCCGCTGCCACGTGATCCGCACCGCCCTCCAGGCCGGAGGCGGCCACCTGGGCGGGTCGCTCTCGGCTGCCGAGATCCTGAGTGTCCTCTACTTCCACAAGCTGCGCATCCGCCCGGAGGAGCCCGACTGGCCGGAGCGCGACCGCTTCATCCTCTCCAAGGGGCACGCCGCCATGGCGCTCTACGCCGCCCTGGCGGAGCGGGGCTTCTTCCCGGTGGGTGAACTGGCCACCTTCGGCGTCCTGGGCTCCCGGCTGCAGGCGCATCCGGACATGAGCCGGACCCCGGGGGTTGACATGTCCACCGGCTCCCTGGGGCAGGGGCTCTCCGCCGGCGCCGGCATGGCCCTGGCGGCACGGATCGGCCGGAAGGACTACCAGACCTACGTGCTGCTGGGAGACGGCGAGATCCAGGAGGGGCAGGTCTGGGAGGCGGCGCTGCTGGCCGGCGAGCTGCGGCTCGCCAACCTGACGGCGATCCTGGACTTCAACCGGTTCTCGCAGACCCGCGCCACCGCCGCCGTGCATCCGCCCGAGCGGCTGGCCCTCCGCTGGGAGGGGTTCGGCTGGGCGGTGCGGGAGGTGGACGGCCACGACGTGGCGGCCCTGGCCGGGGCGCTGGACGCGCCTGCCGACGGCCGGCCCCTCCTGGTGGTGGCGCATACCATAAAGGGACGGGGCGTCTCGTTCATGGAGGGGCGGCCGGAGTGGCACTCCCACCCGCTGACCTCCGAGCAGGCCGCCCGGGCCCTGGCTGAACTGGGGGTGGCGCCATGA
- a CDS encoding ABC transporter permease, translated as MASYLAKRIGLAIPTALGVLVVIFLLMRAIPGDPARLMLGERASPEQVEALREQMGLNDPLYVQFAVFMGDLLRGDLGTSLQSRQPVAAELMARYPATVELAIFAMLLASTLGILAGVVSAVWRNSILDYGVMAGALVGVSMPIFWLGLVLMMFFSVRLHWFPAGGRLDARMVWDGATQFVVLESLVRGQWTTFVTGLRHLVLPGVALATIPLSTIARITRSSMLEVLNLDYIRTARAKGLSGWKVNFKHALKNALLPVVTIIGLQVGLLLGGAVLTETIFSWPGIGRFIVLAIGSRDYPVVQGGIALITLAMILVNLLVDVLYTFIDPRIRYQ; from the coding sequence ATCGCAAGCTATCTGGCCAAGCGCATCGGGCTCGCCATCCCCACCGCCCTGGGCGTACTGGTGGTCATCTTCCTGCTGATGCGCGCGATCCCCGGAGACCCGGCGCGGCTGATGCTGGGCGAGCGGGCCTCGCCCGAGCAGGTGGAGGCCCTGCGGGAGCAGATGGGGCTCAACGATCCGCTCTACGTGCAGTTTGCCGTCTTCATGGGCGACCTGCTGCGGGGCGACCTGGGCACGTCGCTGCAGAGCCGCCAGCCCGTGGCCGCCGAGCTGATGGCCCGCTACCCGGCCACGGTGGAGCTGGCCATCTTCGCCATGCTCCTGGCCTCGACCCTGGGCATCCTGGCGGGGGTGGTCTCCGCCGTGTGGCGGAACTCCATCCTCGACTACGGCGTGATGGCCGGCGCCCTGGTGGGCGTCTCCATGCCGATCTTCTGGCTGGGACTCGTCCTCATGATGTTCTTCTCGGTGCGGCTGCACTGGTTCCCCGCCGGCGGCCGGCTCGACGCCCGGATGGTCTGGGACGGGGCGACGCAGTTCGTCGTGCTGGAGAGCCTCGTGCGCGGCCAGTGGACCACCTTCGTCACCGGCCTGCGCCACCTGGTGCTGCCGGGGGTGGCCCTCGCCACGATCCCGCTCTCCACCATCGCCCGCATCACCCGCTCCTCCATGCTCGAGGTGCTGAACCTGGACTACATCCGCACGGCCCGGGCCAAGGGGCTCTCCGGCTGGAAGGTGAACTTCAAGCACGCCCTGAAGAACGCCCTCCTGCCCGTGGTCACCATCATCGGCCTGCAGGTGGGGCTGCTGCTGGGCGGGGCGGTGCTGACCGAGACGATCTTCTCCTGGCCGGGCATCGGCCGGTTCATCGTGCTGGCCATCGGCTCCCGGGACTACCCGGTGGTGCAGGGGGGCATCGCGCTGATCACCCTGGCGATGATCCTGGTCAACCTGCTGGTCGACGTCCTCTACACCTTCATCGACCCGCGCATCCGCTACCAGTGA
- a CDS encoding PTS sugar transporter subunit IIB, which translates to MKILAVCGMGLGSSLMLRMQVEGALKELGIAGVSVEVADIATAGAAGADVIVTSPQFAPMLSNGPAKVVAIRNYMDKEEVKEKVRTALGME; encoded by the coding sequence GTGAAGATCCTTGCGGTGTGCGGCATGGGGCTGGGCAGCAGCCTGATGCTCCGCATGCAGGTGGAGGGTGCGCTGAAGGAACTCGGAATCGCGGGCGTCTCCGTGGAGGTTGCGGATATCGCGACCGCCGGCGCTGCGGGGGCCGACGTCATCGTCACCTCGCCGCAGTTCGCACCCATGCTGAGCAATGGTCCGGCGAAGGTCGTGGCCATCCGCAACTACATGGACAAGGAGGAGGTGAAGGAGAAGGTCAGGACCGCGCTCGGCATGGAGTAA